CAGGTCCTGCTCGATGCCGTTCGCCACCACCCACGCCACCTCGCACGGCGTGGGAGCGCCGAGCGTGCGGACGGGCGGAGGGCCGGCTAGGCCCCAGGGAGCAGGCTCGTTTCCGAGGACGCGGGGGTGACGCAAGACGGTACCGTGGGTGATGAGGCTGGAGCGCGCGAAGAAGCGACGGAATGCGCGTATGGGGACTTGCAGACTAGCGTCGGCCGGGCCGCGCGTCAATGGCCGCAACCAGGGGGGAAGCACCCTCGCCACGATTGGGCCTATGAGTGTGTAAGTCCTACGCGTGGCCGGGCTTTCGTGGTTCGGCGGGAACTGTTCCGAACGCGTGTGAGGCACCAGCTGAGCGGTCGCTGCGGGCGCCGTCCGGAGAGGTACGACGCCGTTCGCTTCAGGCGTTTCGAGAGCGGTAACGGCCCATCCGCTCCGCCGTATCCCCACCCGCCGGGAGGCGCTGGCACGCGCTAAGCACCGCAAGAAGGGTGCGAAGCCACACGCCGTCCTTTCGAGCTTCCAGATCCCATTCAGGAGCCGCCATGCCGGACGACCTGCCCGCCGCGCACGAGCACCCCGCGCTTCGCCGCGTGAAAGCGGTTACGATGGTGATGGACAACGCGTTCCGCGTGCCCGTGCTGGGCTGGCGCGTGGGGCTGGATCCCATCCTGGGCCTGGTTCCCGGCATCGGTGATGCGGTGGGCGCGGCGGCTTCGGCGTACGTGGTGCTCGAGGCGGCACGGCTGGGCGCCGGCGGGCCGGTGCTGGTGCGGATGGTGGCCAACGTGGTGCTGGACACCGTGTTGGGCGCGGTGCCTGTGCTGGGCGACGTGTTCGACTTCGGGTGGAAGTCCAACTCGCGCAACGTGGAGCTGCTGCGCCGCTCGCTCGCGGACAGGGACGAGACCAAGCGGTCCAGCCGCCTCGTGGTCGGCGGGACCGCGCTGGTGCTGGTGCTGCTTTTCGCGGCGCTCGCCGCACTGCTTTGGTTCGGCGGGCGGGCGCTGCTCCAGGGCGGAGGCCCGCCGCGCGTGTAGGCCGAACCCGCCCGCGGAACGATCCGTCGTCGATCCTCACACGTGCATACGCAGACGGAAGTTGGTAGATAATCTTCTCAACGGGTGAAGATTATCTACCCTCACGTGTCGGAAGATGATGCACGTCGGGAACTACTTGCCGCGCATCCGCCGAGGCGTTCGGGCATCGGGAGGATGCGCGGCCGTGCATCTCCCGAAACGAAAAGGCCCCTCGCGGTGAGGGGCCCTTCGCACATCTGCCCGCCAGGCCGTCAGCGGTTGCGTTCCTGGCTGGTCCCGGCGGAGTTGCGGCCGACGGAGGCGTTCTCGTCCGTCGTGCGGTTCGTGCCGGTCTCGTTGGCCGTGGTGCCGCTGCGGCCGTCGTTGCGCGATGGGGTGCCGCCCGCCGGGCGGGCATCCATCTCGCGGCCGATCTCCTCGGCGATCCCGCGCGTGGAGTCCGGTGCCTGGGCGGCGGCTTCCAGCCCCTCGGCGTGCATCTTGTCGCCCCTGGTCCAGCCGCCCTGCGACGGCTCGTCCCCGCGGGCATCGTGCTCGTTGCGGTCCATGCTGTCTCCTGGCGTCGGTGATGAGCGTTTCCGTGAAGCTTTTCACCTAACGCAAGTTGTATTCCGGCAATGGCTTCGGGAGATGCGGGCGCCGCGCCGCAAGCTCAGACCAGCCACTTGACCGCCAGGTCGGCGGCGCGGCGGGCGAGGCCGCCGGAGAAGCGCGAGCGGAGGTACGCATCCGCCGTGCGCTTCAGCGACTCGGGGTAGGTGGGGTAGACGTGGATCATCCCCGAGAGTGCGGAGAGCTTGAGCCGGTGGCGGATGGCGAGCACGGCCTCGTGGATGGTCTCGCCCGCGCGGGGCCCCACGACGTGCGCGCCTACCAGCCGCCCGGACGGGCCCACGACGAGCTTGGTGAGCCCGTCCGGCTCGCCGTCGCAGAGGGCGCGGTCCAGCGAATCGTGCGTGTAGCGGAACACGTCGGCGCGCCTGCCCCAGCGCTCGCGGGCCTCGTCTTCCGTCAACCCCACGCGGGCGACCTCGGGCTCGGTGAAGGTGCACCACGGCACGACGCGGTAGTCCAGCTTGCGACGCACGGGGAAGAGGGCGTTGGGCGCCACGAGGCGGCCGTGGTAGTCGGCCACGTGCGTGAAGCGGTACGGGCCGACCACGTCGCCCGCGGCCCACACGTGCGCCAGGGTGGTGCGCAGGTACTCGTCGACCTTCACGCCGTCCTTCTCCACCACGACGCCGATCTCCTCCAGCCCCATGCCCTCCACGTTCGGCTTGCGGCCGGTGGCGACGAAGATGGTGCCGGCGGTGATCTCCTGCGCTCCGGCGGGCGTCTGCACGGTCACGAG
This Longimicrobiaceae bacterium DNA region includes the following protein-coding sequences:
- a CDS encoding DUF4112 domain-containing protein, giving the protein MPDDLPAAHEHPALRRVKAVTMVMDNAFRVPVLGWRVGLDPILGLVPGIGDAVGAAASAYVVLEAARLGAGGPVLVRMVANVVLDTVLGAVPVLGDVFDFGWKSNSRNVELLRRSLADRDETKRSSRLVVGGTALVLVLLFAALAALLWFGGRALLQGGGPPRV